A genomic segment from Deinococcus detaillensis encodes:
- a CDS encoding GGDEF domain-containing protein → MLQAYLAWRAGNHNGALEALTLAAAEWPSETPTLWHARAVGIQGDVLMELGRGRQALACFEQQLQWGSALGDAEMQGLAHNDIGVLLIWDDPDGARQRYQMAYDVFQGAGTAHRAGLGLAAFNLSVAYHELGDTVRSDALLSHALDLLQPTQAWPYWVGTVAQRALRLAEVGQLEEARQLFVKAEVSQPQLPLDSLLTLQFFHAKLEAQHGAAHTALTLLDSLQDWIATRQDMLDDFLEVRAQALYRSGQPHKAYLAMRELLEAVRRRHDGERTTQLKALEVLGRLEQAQHVATALRTQAATLEILRREASALSLTDDLTGVGNRRAFEQWIDLRRQEGLPVVMALIDLDHFKAVNDRHGHAAGDRVLQDVVQLLRQFTRPGDLLARLGGDEFVVTRVDSSCQTLAEDMERLRAECERQFQQPFTLGEPVTLSIGVIQDTSTLTEDLRRADEGMYQAKRAGGNRVRVLE, encoded by the coding sequence GTGCTTCAGGCGTACTTGGCCTGGCGTGCCGGAAACCACAACGGAGCATTGGAAGCGCTGACGCTGGCCGCAGCGGAGTGGCCCTCGGAGACGCCCACCCTCTGGCACGCCAGGGCCGTGGGCATTCAGGGCGACGTGCTGATGGAGCTGGGGCGGGGACGCCAAGCGCTGGCCTGTTTTGAACAGCAGCTTCAGTGGGGGAGCGCTCTGGGTGACGCCGAGATGCAGGGGCTAGCCCACAACGACATCGGGGTGTTGCTGATCTGGGATGACCCGGACGGAGCGCGGCAGCGCTACCAGATGGCCTACGACGTGTTCCAGGGAGCGGGAACCGCCCACCGCGCGGGGCTGGGACTGGCGGCTTTTAATCTCAGCGTGGCTTACCACGAGCTGGGAGACACCGTCAGAAGTGACGCCCTGCTCTCACACGCTCTGGACCTGTTGCAGCCAACGCAGGCCTGGCCGTACTGGGTGGGAACCGTTGCCCAACGAGCTTTGCGGCTGGCCGAGGTGGGGCAGCTCGAGGAGGCCCGGCAGCTTTTTGTGAAGGCCGAGGTGTCTCAGCCTCAGTTACCGTTAGATAGCCTGCTCACGCTCCAGTTCTTCCACGCCAAGCTGGAAGCCCAGCACGGCGCTGCCCACACGGCCCTGACCTTGCTGGACAGTTTGCAAGATTGGATCGCCACCCGCCAGGACATGCTCGACGATTTTCTGGAGGTTCGGGCGCAGGCCCTCTACCGCAGCGGGCAGCCGCACAAGGCGTACCTGGCTATGCGTGAGTTGCTGGAGGCCGTTCGCCGCCGCCACGACGGGGAGCGCACCACCCAACTCAAAGCTTTGGAAGTGCTGGGCCGCCTCGAGCAAGCCCAACACGTCGCCACAGCGCTACGGACGCAGGCCGCCACGCTCGAAATCCTCAGGCGCGAGGCCAGCGCACTCAGCTTGACCGACGATCTGACCGGAGTGGGCAACCGCCGGGCCTTCGAGCAGTGGATTGACCTGCGCCGCCAGGAGGGGCTGCCGGTGGTGATGGCCTTGATTGATCTGGATCATTTCAAAGCCGTCAATGACCGCCACGGACACGCGGCTGGGGACCGGGTCTTACAAGACGTCGTACAGTTGCTGCGCCAGTTCACCCGGCCCGGCGATCTGCTGGCCCGGCTGGGCGGGGACGAGTTTGTGGTCACTCGCGTGGACAGCAGTTGCCAGACGCTGGCGGAGGATATGGAGCGCCTGCGGGCCGAGTGCGAACGTCAGTTCCAGCAGCCGTTTACGCTTGGAGAGCCGGTAACGCTCAGCATCGGGGTCATTCAGGACACAAGCACCCTAACCGAGGACCTGCGCCGGGCAGATGAGGGAATGTACCAGGCCAAGCGGGCGGGCGGCAACCGGGTGCGCGTGCTCGAGTGA